In one Fusarium keratoplasticum isolate Fu6.1 chromosome 5, whole genome shotgun sequence genomic region, the following are encoded:
- a CDS encoding Zn(2)-C6 fungal-type domain-containing protein has product MPPRSAAEAKGSGSGSGAATAKLRRAHRKSRNGCWECKRRHIKCDESRPACSNCVVSERSCSFPPSTAATAATPAAPQTPASAPTPSPVPSHSQPPLPSSQNATGVDSQAQSPADSMSSATGLHHPASGPPSSLFGSRLGFPTILDDRPPPLTALPSFTESFITKTFADSPSTPSIPDGIPQPVFAAKHLILLHHATTAMPLTNDLTHPIVEIAVQWSKDAPYAIDQLLAIAADHLAILQPEHAASHRRTARELQTRALTLFNNHSQEMSQENGDLDKYCLPRFLFASLLSLHMIYETYAYYRANFHVFIERFVESVHLHRGVRTVISPCYNIILESPLRPFLVNIRLASESDNGGSECLSLLELVQNSDLSAATVNAISGAVHTLQWAFNIHRNLPQDGSVHASTAFPVLLTAEYMEAVRKHRPEALLVLAYYGVLLHRCRNAWIIGDAGSFLIRLIADYLGNFWQEPMRWPLEELERDQG; this is encoded by the coding sequence ATGCCCCCGCGTTCGGCTGCGGAGGCCAaaggctccggctccggctccggcgCCGCCACGGCCAAGCTCCGTCGCGCTCATCGGAAGTCGCGCAACGGCTGCTGGGAGTGTAAGCGGAGGCATATCAAGTGCGATGAGAGCCGTCCGGCCTGTAGCAACTGCGTCGTCAGTGAGCGATCATGCTCCTTCCCGCCCtcgacagcagcaacagctgCCACTCCAGCCGCACCTCAAACTCCGGCCTCCGCCCCAACGCCGAGTCCAGTTCCGTCGCATTCTCAACCTCCGTTGCCCTCTTCTCAGAATGCCACAGGTGTCGACAGTCAGGCTCAAAGCCCTGCCGATAGCATGTCTAGTGCTACGGGCCTTCATCATCCTGCGTCCGGgcctccatcatcactcTTTGGATCACGGCTCGGCTTTCCTACCATTCTTGATGACCGACCACCTCCTCTAACCGCTCTACCGTCCTTCACCGAGTCCTTTATCACCAAGACCTTTGCCGACTCACCCTCAACTCCCTCTATCCCAGACGGCATTCCCCAACCCGTCTTTGCGGCAAAACACCTCATCCTCTTGCACCATGCTACAACCGCTATGCCACTTACCAACGACTTGACACACCCCATCGTCGAGATCGCCGTTCAATGGTCCAAAGATGCACCCTATGCCATTGACCAGCTGCTGGCCATCGCTGCTGATCATCTTGCTATACTACAACCCGAACATGCCGCCTCTCATCGACGAACGGCCAGAGAACTACAGACACGGGCGCTCACCCTTTTCAACAACCACTCGCAGGAAATGAGTCAGGAAAATGGCGACCTTGACAAATATTGTCTCCCTCGATTCCTTTTTGCTTCCTTACTCAGCCTCCACATGATCTATGAGACATACGCGTACTACCGCGCCAACTTCCACGTCTTTATCGAGAGGTTTGTCGAGTCTGTCCATCTTCACCGGGGCGTTCGCACTGTCATCTCCCCATGCTACAACATCATTCTTGAGTCTCCTCTAAGACCATTCCTCGTCAATATCCGCCTTGCTTCGGAATCAGATAACGGGGGTAGTGAATGTCTCTCACTACTTGAGCTCGTCCAGAACTCTGATCTGAGCGCAGCAACAGTCAACGCTATTTCAGGCGCTGTTCACACATTGCAATGGGCGTTCAACATTCACCGCAACCTGCCACAAGATGGGAGTGTGCACGCTTCCACCGCATTTCCTGTCCTCTTGACGGCAGAGTATATGGAGGCTGTGCGCAAGCACCGCCCTGAAGCCCTACTTGTGTTGGCATACTACGGCGTTCTCTTGCACCGTTGCCGCAATGCCTGGATCATAGGCGATGCCGGCTCTTTTCTAATACGCCTCATCGCCGATTACCTAGGGAACTTTTGGCAGGAGCCCATGCGCTGGCCCCTTGAAGAGTTGGAAAGGGACCAGGGGTGA